The proteins below are encoded in one region of Paenibacillus albus:
- a CDS encoding sulfite exporter TauE/SafE family protein, giving the protein MDVSFIIVLFAIGIVGSLISGMVGIGGAIINFPLLLYVPPALGFAGFSVQEVSAITAIQVFSATLSGIFVYKKSGLINKTLVINMGSAIIVGSFIGGYGSNFVPDAMISIVYGILATIAAVMMFLPKKNVELNETKDLVFNKKLAASFALIIGIASGIVGAAGAFITVPVMLVILKIPTRIAIASSLAITFISSIGSTAGKLMGGHMLLVPAIVIVIASTFASPLGAIISKRLHTKTLQLILSLLICITVFKIWFNIFL; this is encoded by the coding sequence CAGGAATGGTGGGAATCGGTGGAGCGATTATTAATTTCCCTTTGCTGCTTTACGTACCGCCTGCCCTTGGTTTCGCAGGATTTAGCGTGCAAGAGGTTTCCGCAATTACTGCAATTCAGGTCTTTTCCGCTACGCTATCTGGCATCTTTGTATATAAGAAAAGTGGTCTGATTAATAAGACGCTGGTCATTAATATGGGATCAGCAATTATTGTTGGAAGCTTCATCGGAGGTTATGGATCAAATTTTGTACCTGATGCCATGATTAGTATCGTATACGGCATACTGGCTACGATAGCAGCTGTAATGATGTTTTTGCCGAAAAAGAATGTTGAACTAAATGAAACGAAAGATCTAGTTTTTAATAAGAAACTCGCTGCTTCATTTGCCCTCATCATTGGAATTGCCTCCGGCATTGTCGGCGCAGCCGGGGCGTTTATTACCGTCCCTGTAATGCTAGTCATACTCAAGATCCCAACACGTATTGCGATCGCTTCGTCTCTCGCGATTACATTCATATCGTCTATCGGATCCACAGCGGGCAAGCTGATGGGCGGACATATGCTTCTTGTTCCAGCTATCGTGATTGTAATCGCAAGTACATTTGCATCGCCTTTGGGAGCAATCATTAGTAAAAGGCTTCATACGAAGACGTTGCAGCTGATTTTGTCTTTGCTAATCTGCATCACTGTCTTTAAAATTTGGTTTAATATTTTTTTGTAA
- a CDS encoding zf-HC2 domain-containing protein yields MNCNVAIMQMHDYLDDELSRDEQAELKLHIDSCAACRTRLEQLERTEALTESMMDKRRTVLTSEQSSALTARIMDAVPFKRRRRAGFASWVRSHPAISVAAVFVFVMFSSFLAMYQQDSELTVSGSDLAQVVIKGDTVTVPEGARVKGDLLVENGKANVYGEVDGDVTVISGKLYQASTAHISGEVKQIDQALDWFWYKVSHSISSLAY; encoded by the coding sequence ATGAATTGCAACGTCGCCATCATGCAAATGCATGATTATTTAGATGATGAGCTGTCTCGTGACGAGCAAGCTGAACTAAAGCTTCATATAGATTCCTGCGCGGCATGCCGCACTAGGCTGGAGCAGCTCGAACGGACCGAGGCGCTCACTGAGTCCATGATGGATAAGCGGCGTACAGTCTTGACGAGTGAGCAATCCTCCGCTCTTACAGCGCGTATAATGGACGCGGTTCCATTCAAGCGGCGGCGCAGAGCTGGATTCGCAAGTTGGGTGCGCAGTCATCCGGCGATCTCAGTCGCAGCTGTATTCGTCTTCGTCATGTTCTCAAGCTTCCTTGCCATGTATCAGCAGGACAGCGAGCTAACGGTAAGCGGTTCGGACCTTGCGCAAGTCGTCATAAAAGGCGATACTGTAACTGTGCCTGAAGGCGCTCGCGTGAAAGGCGATCTCCTCGTTGAGAATGGCAAAGCGAATGTGTACGGTGAAGTAGATGGGGATGTAACGGTCATCTCGGGTAAGTTGTATCAAGCGTCTACTGCCCATATTTCCGGAGAAGTGAAGCAGATTGACCAGGCGCTGGACTGGTTTTGGTACAAAGTGTCACATTCCATCAGCAGTTTGGCATACTAG
- a CDS encoding DsrE/DsrF/DrsH-like family protein, with amino-acid sequence MSVKEKSTIVLFSGDMDKAIAAFIIANGAAAYDHEVTIFFTFWGLNALRKDELVPTKKGFLERMFGKMMPRGVNKMGLSKMNFGGMGPKMIKHLMKKHNVLTLPQLIELAQEQGVKLVACTMTMDLLGLQKEELLNGIDYAGVGAYLGDATDAKVNLFI; translated from the coding sequence ATGTCTGTTAAGGAAAAGTCGACGATTGTTTTATTTAGCGGTGATATGGATAAAGCAATCGCCGCTTTCATTATTGCAAACGGTGCAGCCGCTTATGACCATGAAGTGACGATATTCTTTACCTTCTGGGGGTTGAATGCCCTTCGTAAAGACGAGCTAGTACCTACAAAAAAAGGATTTTTAGAGAGAATGTTTGGAAAAATGATGCCTCGTGGCGTAAATAAAATGGGGCTCTCGAAAATGAACTTTGGAGGAATGGGTCCTAAAATGATCAAGCACCTCATGAAAAAACATAACGTGCTGACTCTCCCCCAGCTTATTGAGCTGGCACAAGAACAAGGCGTAAAGCTTGTCGCCTGCACGATGACCATGGATTTGCTCGGACTCCAGAAAGAAGAGCTGCTTAATGGGATCGACTATGCCGGTGTAGGCGCTTATCTTGGAGATGCTACCGATGCTAAAGTGAACTTGTTCATTTAA
- the cdaA gene encoding diadenylate cyclase CdaA → MNYFADLTWKGWIKDLIDISIVSYIIYKLILLVRGTRAVQLLKGIIVLVATWALSTWFNLYTLKWLMNQMFTFGVVTILIIFQPELRRALEQLGRGSLFSRSSLVERDTSDRINEIIKSINYMGKRKIGALIVFERNTGLSDYIESGIQMESIVSSELLINIFIPNTPLHDGAVIIRGNQIMAAGCYLPLSENPFISKELGTRHRAAIGVTEVCDAISVIVSEETGQVSLAVGGMIVRDIKEESLISKLFEELNPNAKARERERSKTPFWKRKGDNQHG, encoded by the coding sequence ATGAATTATTTTGCCGATCTGACCTGGAAAGGCTGGATCAAGGATCTTATTGATATCTCGATCGTTAGTTATATTATCTACAAGCTCATCTTACTCGTTCGCGGAACTCGGGCGGTGCAGCTGCTTAAAGGGATTATCGTGCTTGTCGCGACTTGGGCGCTCAGTACGTGGTTTAACTTGTATACGCTAAAGTGGCTCATGAATCAGATGTTCACCTTCGGGGTCGTGACGATCCTTATTATTTTTCAACCGGAGCTTCGCAGAGCGCTGGAGCAGCTTGGGCGGGGCAGCCTGTTCAGCCGATCTTCCTTGGTTGAGCGGGACACGAGCGACCGCATTAATGAGATTATTAAATCGATTAATTATATGGGCAAGCGAAAAATCGGCGCATTAATCGTGTTTGAACGCAATACGGGGCTCTCCGATTATATTGAATCGGGCATTCAGATGGAGTCGATCGTTAGCTCGGAGCTGCTCATTAACATCTTTATCCCGAATACGCCGCTTCATGATGGTGCCGTTATTATTCGAGGTAATCAGATTATGGCTGCGGGCTGCTACTTGCCACTCTCGGAAAATCCGTTTATCAGCAAGGAGCTCGGGACCAGGCACCGTGCCGCAATTGGGGTCACAGAGGTATGCGACGCCATCTCGGTAATCGTCTCTGAGGAGACAGGACAAGTCTCTCTCGCTGTCGGCGGCATGATCGTTCGCGACATTAAAGAGGAGTCGCTCATTTCCAAGCTGTTCGAGGAGCTTAATCCGAATGCGAAGGCGCGTGAGCGTGAGCGCAGCAAGACGCCTTTCTGGAAGCGCAAGGGGGACAATCAGCATGGATAA
- a CDS encoding stage II sporulation protein M codes for MFTPTEIFRHLKTMRHYIAFSTIFLLAGMVVGATNPDLDSFIQGQLNGLKTVAQNIDSSNHPTLFLMVFIFFNNVIKAILVMYIGAIFGIVPIIFLAINGMILGYLVHKTAEQGGDAVVTIIFKGLLPHGIIELAAIVIACAYGMRFGKIMLQGIGALLTRRTGWSQELERFVMRTLPVMVLLTVMLALAAVIESTVTVWLLGK; via the coding sequence ATGTTTACCCCCACAGAGATATTCCGCCATCTGAAGACGATGCGTCATTATATTGCGTTCAGTACGATTTTTCTGCTTGCCGGCATGGTTGTAGGAGCTACGAACCCGGATCTCGACTCCTTTATCCAGGGGCAGTTGAACGGACTAAAGACTGTCGCGCAAAATATCGACTCCAGCAACCATCCAACGCTATTCTTAATGGTGTTTATTTTTTTCAATAATGTCATTAAAGCGATACTGGTTATGTACATCGGCGCAATCTTCGGCATTGTGCCCATTATTTTTCTAGCGATTAATGGGATGATTCTCGGTTACTTGGTTCATAAGACTGCGGAGCAAGGCGGGGATGCTGTAGTTACGATTATTTTCAAAGGGCTACTGCCTCACGGGATTATCGAGCTAGCCGCAATTGTCATTGCATGTGCATACGGAATGCGCTTTGGCAAAATAATGCTTCAGGGCATTGGCGCGCTCCTCACCAGACGAACAGGTTGGTCGCAGGAGCTTGAGCGTTTCGTGATGCGTACACTGCCGGTCATGGTTTTACTTACCGTTATGCTCGCACTTGCAGCGGTAATTGAAAGCACTGTAACGGTCTGGTTATTAGGCAAGTAA
- a CDS encoding metal-sensitive transcriptional regulator, which yields MIHYDDDIKKRMKRLEGQVRGVLNMMEEDKQCKEVVAQISAIRSAADKAIAYIVAKNLEQCILEEKEAGNDTSKVVAEAIELLIKSK from the coding sequence ATGATACATTACGATGACGATATAAAAAAGCGCATGAAACGACTTGAAGGTCAAGTTCGCGGAGTTCTCAATATGATGGAAGAAGATAAACAGTGCAAAGAAGTGGTTGCTCAAATTTCAGCCATTCGGAGTGCAGCCGATAAAGCTATAGCGTACATTGTTGCCAAAAACCTTGAGCAGTGTATTCTCGAAGAAAAAGAAGCTGGTAATGATACAAGTAAGGTAGTCGCAGAAGCAATCGAACTTTTGATTAAAAGCAAGTAA
- a CDS encoding CdaR family protein, producing MDKWLSHPTAIKIISLMIGILMWAVVHFDSEKSPNTVANLTESREIDAVQVKAIGMDDKNFALRLLDPGEVHLTVSGSRSDFLIAERNNDYQVTVDLSQATEGRKVLPLKVNLPRGLELIEVRPSNVTVVLERLLTKEYDVTIHTEGKPGKGYKIGQPVVKPNRVHVTLPKDQMDLVASIGGTISVQDEEETVADKKMKLSAYDKDGNELTDAVISPSVVEVEVPITKPFKKLPLQIGFTGELPEGLAIASFKQSVDQITVYGPQDVLDTYEYYDGLTIDLSKLKQSGTMELDVVPKGDIASVDPVKVLFEYTIVPAESQVIPSLPVTLIGLSDGLKANISLPTTGTVDAIVRGAPDTLAALGAKDVQLIADLSGLGPGSHVVPLEMHLPRFVEQAPNAPLSITVDITDGTTSLTTPTDALPTDGKPSDGSSSNNSGNAATPAGTGGNAAGAEGGKASTDSAAGTGNGTATESPAVGNDAAASGGSGQNSQSGASSSNKSDEAQD from the coding sequence ATGGATAAGTGGCTGAGCCATCCGACCGCGATCAAAATTATCTCATTGATGATTGGGATCTTGATGTGGGCTGTTGTTCATTTTGACTCGGAGAAATCGCCGAATACGGTTGCCAACCTGACGGAATCACGTGAAATTGATGCGGTTCAAGTAAAGGCGATTGGCATGGATGATAAAAACTTCGCTCTGCGTCTGTTAGACCCAGGCGAGGTGCATTTAACAGTAAGCGGATCACGGTCCGACTTCCTTATCGCGGAGCGCAACAATGATTATCAGGTTACGGTCGATCTTAGCCAAGCGACTGAAGGCCGGAAGGTGCTGCCGCTTAAAGTAAACTTGCCTCGCGGGCTCGAGCTTATTGAAGTAAGGCCAAGCAATGTCACGGTCGTTCTGGAGCGGCTGCTTACGAAAGAGTATGATGTGACGATACATACCGAGGGCAAGCCGGGCAAGGGCTATAAGATTGGGCAGCCCGTCGTGAAGCCGAACAGGGTGCATGTCACACTACCGAAGGATCAGATGGATCTTGTCGCTTCCATCGGGGGTACGATCTCCGTTCAGGATGAAGAGGAGACCGTGGCGGATAAGAAAATGAAGCTATCCGCGTATGACAAGGACGGCAATGAGCTGACGGATGCGGTTATTAGTCCGAGTGTCGTGGAGGTAGAGGTACCGATTACGAAGCCGTTTAAGAAACTGCCGTTGCAGATCGGCTTCACAGGAGAGCTGCCGGAGGGGCTCGCAATTGCTTCCTTCAAGCAGAGTGTGGATCAAATCACTGTGTATGGACCGCAGGATGTGCTTGATACGTATGAGTACTATGATGGACTTACGATTGACTTGTCGAAATTAAAGCAATCAGGTACGATGGAGCTCGACGTGGTGCCAAAGGGCGATATTGCTTCGGTGGACCCGGTTAAGGTGCTTTTCGAGTATACGATCGTGCCTGCGGAGTCCCAAGTGATTCCGAGCTTGCCGGTTACGCTCATCGGGCTCTCGGATGGCTTGAAAGCCAATATATCGTTGCCTACAACAGGTACGGTGGATGCGATTGTGCGAGGTGCGCCAGATACGCTTGCTGCGCTTGGCGCAAAGGATGTGCAGCTCATTGCTGACCTGAGCGGGCTTGGACCTGGCAGCCATGTCGTGCCGCTGGAGATGCACCTGCCACGATTCGTAGAGCAGGCTCCGAATGCGCCCCTCAGCATCACGGTTGATATTACCGACGGTACGACGTCCTTGACGACGCCAACCGACGCGTTGCCAACTGACGGCAAACCGAGTGATGGGAGCAGCAGCAACAACAGCGGAAATGCGGCTACGCCTGCTGGTACGGGGGGCAATGCAGCAGGTGCTGAAGGTGGAAAAGCGAGCACAGACAGTGCTGCCGGTACAGGTAATGGGACGGCTACTGAGTCTCCGGCTGTCGGGAATGACGCTGCTGCAAGTGGCGGAAGCGGACAGAACAGCCAAAGCGGAGCTAGCAGCTCGAATAAAAGCGATGAAGCGCAGGATTAG
- the sigW gene encoding RNA polymerase sigma factor SigW has product MKSVEARLARLALKGDQRAFAELVEMYQDKLYHMAYRMLYNRQEAEDVVQEVFLRVYKNLERYDDTMKFSTWIYRIATNLCIDRLRKRKAVYSLDAESSEHEGLDGYAMIPSDNRTPESELLLSDTQRIIHQAIETLPAKYKSVMVLRYLEELSLQEIGDVLGMPVTTVKTRVHRGREFLRKKLEHKL; this is encoded by the coding sequence TTGAAATCAGTTGAGGCGAGGTTAGCAAGATTAGCTTTGAAAGGCGATCAGCGGGCTTTTGCCGAGCTTGTTGAGATGTATCAGGACAAGCTTTATCATATGGCTTACCGAATGCTATATAACCGGCAGGAAGCGGAGGACGTTGTTCAGGAAGTGTTCCTGCGGGTATACAAGAACTTGGAGCGCTACGACGACACGATGAAGTTCTCCACCTGGATCTACCGGATAGCAACGAATCTGTGTATCGATCGGCTGCGCAAGCGCAAAGCGGTCTATTCGCTGGATGCGGAATCGTCGGAGCATGAAGGGCTCGATGGCTACGCAATGATTCCAAGCGATAACCGGACACCGGAGAGCGAGCTGCTGCTATCAGATACGCAGCGGATCATTCATCAAGCGATTGAGACATTGCCAGCGAAGTATAAGTCCGTTATGGTGCTGCGGTATTTAGAGGAGCTGTCGCTGCAAGAAATTGGCGATGTGCTGGGGATGCCGGTAACGACAGTGAAGACGCGTGTGCACCGGGGACGGGAGTTCCTGCGCAAGAAGCTCGAGCATAAACTGTAG
- the glmS gene encoding glutamine--fructose-6-phosphate transaminase (isomerizing), which produces MCGIVGYIGKRDSQDILIEGLKKLEYRGYDSAGIAVFTKNGLEVRKSIGRLANLEEKLDGQPLEGSVGIGHTRWATHGKPSDVNSHPHTDNSLKFSVVHNGIIENYLDLKDELIAKGAKFVSETDTEVISHLIAEEYDGDIVKAVQRAVKRMRGAYALGVLTEFEPDRLVAVRFASPLVIGVGEGENFIGSDIPAILEHTRDVYILNDGEMAILTKNAVELMTIEGNFISKEIFRVDWDLVTAEKAGFDHFMLKEIYEQPKAYRDTMMGRISDDGRSVVLNEIGMTAEQIRGIRKIQIVACGTAMHAGLVGKTVIESLARIPVETDVASEYRYRSPIITPDTLVIVVSQSGETADTLAALREAKRNGARVMAITNVVGSSVAREADDVIITQAGPEIAVASTKAYTSQLIAFYLFGLFLADTLGTRDADAIAEVVAAMHELPEKVERILTEAPVLKSLAESLAKHNNLFFIGRGVDFAVVQEGSLKLKEISYIHSEAYAAGELKHGTLALIEEGIPVISLISQEDLYEKTLSNIKEVKARGAHVLAVVNEGLEEEVGKSVDELFAIPKTLPLLAPALSVVPLQLLAYYASLARGNDVDKPRNLAKSVTVE; this is translated from the coding sequence ATGTGTGGAATTGTAGGATATATCGGTAAACGTGACTCGCAGGATATTTTGATCGAAGGCTTGAAGAAGCTGGAGTACCGCGGTTATGACTCCGCTGGTATTGCTGTATTTACGAAAAACGGATTGGAAGTTCGCAAGTCGATCGGACGTCTTGCGAACCTCGAAGAGAAGCTGGATGGACAGCCGCTTGAAGGGTCAGTTGGTATCGGACACACGCGTTGGGCAACACATGGTAAGCCGTCTGACGTAAACTCTCACCCTCATACGGACAACTCGCTTAAATTCTCTGTTGTGCATAACGGTATTATCGAGAATTACTTAGATCTGAAAGATGAGCTGATCGCGAAAGGCGCGAAGTTCGTATCGGAGACAGATACGGAAGTCATTTCCCACCTGATCGCAGAAGAGTACGATGGCGATATCGTCAAAGCGGTTCAACGTGCGGTGAAGCGTATGCGCGGTGCATATGCCCTCGGTGTATTGACGGAGTTTGAACCGGATCGCCTCGTAGCCGTCCGTTTTGCAAGTCCGCTCGTTATCGGCGTAGGTGAAGGCGAGAACTTCATCGGCTCGGACATTCCAGCAATTCTGGAGCATACGCGTGATGTGTACATCCTGAATGACGGCGAGATGGCGATTCTGACGAAGAACGCTGTCGAATTGATGACAATCGAAGGGAATTTTATTTCCAAGGAAATATTCCGTGTCGATTGGGATCTTGTTACGGCTGAAAAAGCAGGCTTCGACCATTTCATGCTGAAAGAAATTTACGAGCAGCCTAAAGCATACCGCGACACGATGATGGGCCGTATCTCGGATGATGGCCGCAGCGTTGTACTGAACGAAATCGGCATGACTGCAGAGCAGATCCGCGGCATCCGCAAAATCCAAATCGTTGCATGCGGTACAGCCATGCACGCTGGTTTAGTGGGTAAAACCGTTATCGAGAGTCTGGCTCGTATCCCGGTTGAGACGGACGTAGCTTCCGAGTACCGTTACCGCTCGCCGATTATCACGCCGGATACGCTCGTTATCGTTGTCAGCCAGTCGGGTGAGACAGCGGATACGCTTGCAGCACTGCGTGAAGCGAAGCGCAACGGTGCACGTGTTATGGCAATCACGAATGTGGTAGGCAGCTCGGTAGCCCGTGAAGCGGATGATGTCATCATCACGCAAGCAGGTCCTGAAATTGCCGTTGCTTCGACGAAAGCTTACACGTCGCAGCTGATTGCATTCTACCTGTTCGGCTTGTTCCTGGCCGATACGCTTGGCACTCGCGATGCGGATGCAATCGCAGAAGTGGTTGCAGCGATGCATGAGCTTCCTGAGAAAGTGGAGCGGATTCTGACGGAAGCACCGGTGCTGAAGTCGCTCGCTGAATCGCTTGCGAAGCACAACAACCTGTTCTTCATTGGCCGTGGCGTTGACTTTGCAGTCGTGCAAGAGGGCTCGCTGAAACTGAAAGAAATTTCGTATATTCACTCCGAAGCGTATGCGGCTGGCGAGCTGAAGCACGGTACGCTGGCGCTGATTGAAGAAGGTATCCCTGTCATCTCGCTCATCTCGCAAGAGGATCTCTATGAGAAGACGCTTAGCAACATTAAAGAAGTCAAAGCTCGCGGCGCGCATGTACTCGCCGTTGTGAACGAAGGCTTGGAAGAAGAAGTAGGCAAGTCCGTCGACGAGCTGTTCGCGATTCCGAAGACGCTGCCGTTGCTTGCTCCAGCGTTGTCTGTGGTGCCACTGCAGCTGCTCGCATACTACGCTTCGCTTGCTCGTGGTAATGATGTTGATAAGCCGCGGAATTTGGCGAAAAGCGTGACTGTAGAGTAG
- the ppc gene encoding phosphoenolpyruvate carboxylase — protein MSEQAGTVATTNRPQSNNLLRRDVRFLGNILGDVLVHQGGHELLENVEKIREMSKTLRAEFLPELYEEFKQVIDALNPETRHQVIRAFAIYFQLVNIAEQNHRIRRKRDYERSAGETVQPGSIESAIQVLKEKGISVDNVKEIIGDISLELVMTAHPTEATRRAVLDIHQRISAEMTELDNPNLTYREREKLREKLLNEVLTLWQTDELRDRKPTVIDEVRNGMYYFDETLFEVLPNVYEELERCLDKYYPSEDWHVPTYLRFGSWIGGDRDGNPSVTAKITWETLTLQRGLALKKYEQLLKEVMEQLSFSTNIITVSDELLESIKKDRETIELRSVELWRNEREPYKIKLGYMLEKLANTSEDTLKGSSKRYNSAAELIEDLYVIDRSLRNHFADYVADTHIRKLIRQVELFGFHLAALDVRQHSKEHENAMTEVLANMNIVENYAGLNEDEKIELLHSLLKDPRPLTSPHFAYSDSTQECLDVYRTIHRAQAEFGVNCISSYLISMTQGASDMLEVMVFAKEVGLFRKEANGTVRCTLQAVPLFETIDDLHAAPGIMEQLFALPIYRQSVEARGNLHEIMLGYSDSNKDGGVVTANWELRVALNAITSAAKKFDVKLKFFHGRGGALGRGGMPLNRSILAQPPHTVGGGIKITEQGEVLSSRYSMKGIAYRSLEQATWALVTASRLAKYPEQEAGATAEWDEIAKGISETALNKYQDLIFRDPDFMTFFKESTPLSEVGELNIGSRPAKRKGSDRFEDLRAIPWVFAWTQSRYLLPAWYAAGTALQEYVSGDANRMETLRVMYAKFPFFTTLIDTLQNALAKADLQIAKEYAGMIADQEIRDRIFTQIESEYKMTSSLILEITGQAEILDNLPVIQESIRLRNPYVDPLSYMQVQLLKELREKRANGEADEPELLREVLLTINGIAAGLRNTG, from the coding sequence ATGTCGGAACAAGCTGGAACTGTTGCAACAACCAACCGGCCGCAATCGAATAACTTGCTGCGCCGCGATGTGCGTTTCCTTGGTAACATTCTTGGAGATGTACTTGTGCACCAGGGCGGACACGAACTGCTGGAGAATGTTGAAAAAATCCGTGAAATGAGCAAAACGCTTCGCGCTGAGTTTTTACCGGAGCTATATGAAGAGTTCAAGCAGGTCATTGATGCATTGAACCCGGAGACGCGCCATCAAGTCATTCGCGCATTCGCGATTTATTTTCAACTTGTTAATATTGCGGAACAGAATCACCGGATTCGCCGGAAACGCGACTATGAGCGTTCTGCAGGCGAGACGGTACAGCCGGGCTCGATCGAGAGTGCCATCCAAGTTCTGAAGGAAAAAGGCATCTCTGTTGATAACGTAAAAGAAATTATCGGTGATATCTCGCTTGAGCTTGTTATGACCGCGCATCCAACGGAAGCAACACGCCGTGCGGTTCTGGACATTCATCAGCGTATTTCAGCTGAGATGACTGAGCTCGATAATCCGAATCTGACTTATCGTGAGCGCGAGAAGCTGCGTGAGAAGCTGCTAAACGAAGTGCTGACGCTGTGGCAAACGGACGAGCTGCGTGATCGTAAACCAACCGTTATTGATGAAGTACGTAACGGCATGTACTATTTTGACGAGACATTGTTTGAAGTGCTTCCTAACGTTTATGAAGAGCTGGAGCGCTGCCTGGATAAGTACTATCCATCTGAGGACTGGCATGTTCCGACTTACCTTCGTTTTGGCTCATGGATTGGCGGCGACCGTGATGGAAACCCATCTGTTACCGCGAAGATTACTTGGGAGACATTGACACTTCAGCGCGGGCTTGCGTTAAAGAAATACGAACAGCTGCTCAAGGAAGTTATGGAACAGCTTAGCTTCAGTACGAATATTATTACGGTTTCTGATGAACTCCTTGAGTCGATCAAGAAGGATCGTGAGACCATTGAGCTGCGCAGCGTAGAGCTGTGGCGCAATGAGAGAGAGCCGTACAAGATTAAGCTTGGTTACATGCTGGAGAAGCTTGCGAACACATCGGAAGATACGCTGAAAGGCTCCTCGAAGCGCTATAATAGCGCGGCTGAGTTGATCGAAGATCTGTATGTCATTGACCGCAGCTTGCGTAACCATTTTGCGGATTATGTTGCAGATACGCATATCCGTAAATTGATCCGTCAAGTGGAGCTGTTCGGCTTCCATCTGGCAGCACTGGACGTTCGTCAGCACAGTAAAGAGCATGAGAATGCAATGACCGAAGTGCTTGCGAACATGAACATTGTAGAGAATTATGCTGGTTTGAATGAGGATGAGAAGATTGAGCTGCTTCATTCGCTGCTTAAAGATCCACGTCCTTTGACATCGCCGCATTTTGCATATTCGGATAGCACACAGGAATGTCTGGATGTTTATCGTACGATCCATCGCGCACAAGCGGAGTTTGGCGTGAACTGTATCTCCAGCTACCTGATCAGTATGACACAGGGCGCGAGTGACATGCTTGAAGTTATGGTGTTCGCGAAGGAAGTCGGCCTGTTCCGCAAAGAAGCTAATGGAACGGTTCGCTGTACGTTACAAGCGGTACCGCTGTTTGAAACCATTGATGATCTGCATGCAGCACCTGGCATTATGGAGCAGCTGTTCGCACTGCCGATCTACCGTCAATCGGTTGAAGCACGCGGCAACCTGCATGAGATTATGCTTGGTTACTCGGATAGCAACAAAGACGGCGGCGTAGTAACAGCGAACTGGGAGCTGCGTGTAGCGCTTAATGCGATTACTAGCGCGGCGAAGAAGTTCGACGTGAAGCTGAAGTTCTTCCACGGACGTGGCGGTGCTCTTGGCCGCGGCGGCATGCCGCTGAACCGCAGTATTCTTGCACAGCCTCCTCACACAGTGGGCGGCGGTATCAAGATTACGGAGCAAGGTGAAGTACTATCCTCCCGTTATTCGATGAAGGGCATCGCATACCGCAGCTTGGAGCAGGCGACTTGGGCTCTTGTAACAGCATCGCGTCTTGCGAAGTACCCTGAGCAAGAAGCTGGAGCAACGGCTGAGTGGGACGAAATTGCAAAGGGCATTTCGGAGACGGCGCTGAACAAGTATCAAGACTTGATCTTCCGCGATCCGGACTTCATGACCTTCTTCAAAGAGTCCACGCCACTGTCGGAGGTAGGCGAACTCAACATCGGTTCCCGTCCTGCGAAACGTAAAGGAAGCGATCGCTTCGAGGATTTGCGTGCGATCCCTTGGGTATTCGCTTGGACGCAGAGCCGTTACTTGTTGCCGGCATGGTATGCGGCTGGTACAGCGCTGCAAGAATATGTGAGTGGCGATGCGAACCGTATGGAGACGCTCCGCGTTATGTATGCGAAGTTCCCGTTCTTCACGACTCTCATCGATACGTTGCAAAATGCATTGGCTAAAGCGGATCTGCAGATTGCCAAAGAATATGCGGGCATGATTGCTGATCAAGAGATTCGTGACCGGATCTTTACGCAAATCGAGTCAGAGTATAAGATGACATCGTCGCTTATCCTGGAAATTACCGGACAAGCGGAGATTCTGGACAATTTGCCGGTTATCCAAGAGTCGATTCGCCTGCGTAACCCATACGTGGATCCACTCAGCTACATGCAAGTGCAGCTGCTCAAGGAGCTGCGCGAGAAGCGTGCTAACGGTGAAGCTGATGAGCCGGAGTTGCTGCGCGAAGTGCTGCTAACAATTAACGGCATTGCAGCGGGCCTCAGAAATACCGGTTGA